A genomic window from Erythrobacter sp. BLCC-B19 includes:
- a CDS encoding acyl-CoA dehydrogenase family protein: protein MDFNFTEEQGMVRDGLSRLVREQYGFEERRKAIASGAGWRPEVWAQLAELGILGMPFSEADGGFGGGAVDAMVIMEEFGKGLVIEPFLPTVVCAGGFLKHGGTAAQKEEHIGAIVSGAAVFAFAYAEPKGRYDYADLETTAKKDGAGYVLNGHKAVVIGAPWASHLVVTARTGGERRDRSGVSVFVLAKDTPGVTTRDYVTVDGRRASEVYFENVAVGADALIGAEGEGLALIELVTDEAIAALCAEACGAMKVAHAMTVEYSRQRKQFGVPIGSFQVLQHRMVDMYTAYETAVSLTYLATLRLGSDERTRKLAVSAAKVGVGQSARLIGQEAIQIHGGNGVTDEYAIGHYFKRLTIFDSEFGNVDHHLKRHVALS, encoded by the coding sequence GTGGATTTCAACTTCACCGAAGAACAGGGCATGGTGCGCGACGGCCTCTCGCGGCTGGTGCGTGAGCAATACGGCTTCGAGGAGCGCCGCAAGGCGATTGCCAGCGGGGCTGGTTGGCGGCCCGAGGTGTGGGCGCAGCTGGCAGAGCTGGGCATTCTCGGGATGCCCTTCTCCGAGGCCGATGGCGGCTTTGGCGGCGGCGCGGTCGATGCGATGGTCATTATGGAGGAATTCGGCAAGGGTCTGGTGATCGAGCCCTTCCTTCCCACCGTGGTCTGCGCCGGCGGCTTCCTCAAGCACGGGGGCACCGCGGCGCAGAAGGAAGAGCATATCGGCGCGATCGTCTCGGGGGCGGCGGTGTTCGCCTTCGCCTATGCCGAGCCCAAGGGCCGCTATGACTATGCCGACCTCGAAACCACCGCCAAGAAGGACGGCGCGGGCTACGTGCTGAACGGCCACAAGGCGGTCGTGATCGGCGCGCCCTGGGCGAGCCACCTCGTCGTCACCGCGCGCACCGGCGGCGAGCGGCGTGATCGGAGCGGCGTTTCGGTCTTCGTGCTCGCCAAGGACACCCCCGGCGTCACCACGCGCGATTATGTGACGGTCGATGGCCGCCGCGCCTCGGAAGTCTATTTCGAGAACGTGGCCGTCGGCGCCGACGCGCTGATCGGCGCGGAGGGCGAGGGGCTGGCGCTTATCGAACTCGTCACCGACGAAGCCATCGCCGCGCTGTGCGCCGAGGCCTGCGGGGCGATGAAGGTCGCCCACGCGATGACCGTGGAATACAGCCGCCAGCGCAAGCAGTTCGGCGTGCCCATCGGATCATTCCAGGTGCTCCAGCACCGCATGGTCGATATGTACACGGCCTATGAAACCGCCGTTTCGCTGACCTACCTTGCGACCCTGCGCCTCGGCAGCGACGAGCGCACCCGCAAGCTGGCGGTCAGCGCGGCCAAGGTCGGCGTCGGCCAGTCGGCGCGGCTGATCGGGCAGGAAGCGATCCAGATCCACGGCGGCAACGGCGTGACCGATGAATATGCCATCGGCCACTATTTCAAGCGGTTGACGATCTTCGACAGCGAATTCGGCAATGTCGACCACCACCTGAAGCGCCACGTCGCCCTCAGCTGA
- a CDS encoding sigma-70 family RNA polymerase sigma factor: MRADEPTLARLMALSQQGDRQAYGALLEACQRWLRAYYSRRIAPAQLDDLVQETLIALHSKRASWDASRPFLPWLAAIARYRWVDHLRRLYRADVQELHEELIGTDDEPAVAARISIDRLLGLLPPAQERAIALVKIEGLSIAEAAAATGQSESLVKVNIHRGLKKLAAMIEKE; the protein is encoded by the coding sequence ATGAGAGCGGACGAGCCTACCCTTGCGCGGTTGATGGCGCTATCGCAGCAGGGCGACCGGCAGGCCTATGGGGCGCTGCTGGAGGCCTGCCAGCGCTGGCTGCGCGCCTATTACAGCCGCCGCATCGCGCCCGCGCAGCTTGACGATCTGGTGCAGGAAACGCTGATCGCGCTGCACTCCAAACGCGCCTCGTGGGATGCCTCGCGGCCGTTCCTGCCGTGGCTCGCGGCGATTGCGCGCTATCGCTGGGTCGATCACCTGCGCCGCCTCTACCGCGCCGATGTGCAGGAACTCCACGAGGAACTGATCGGCACCGACGATGAGCCCGCCGTTGCCGCGCGCATCAGCATTGACCGGCTGTTGGGGCTGCTTCCCCCGGCGCAGGAACGCGCCATTGCCCTCGTCAAGATCGAGGGTCTGAGCATCGCCGAGGCCGCTGCTGCCACCGGGCAGAGCGAAAGCCTCGTCAAAGTGAACATCCACCGCGGCCTCAAGAAACTCGCCGCCATGATCGAGAAAGAATGA
- a CDS encoding DUF1109 domain-containing protein — protein MERNSDALIAQLVEGLEPVQPLRFGTGMALALAAATVSAVMVIAMFGLRADLAAGQFDPMHIVSTGLFLGLGLAASVTVIVMSRPLVGSDHSGWRWAAGMAALLPLAALIVGLSRGEGAELITPADHGMQCFIVGGAASLLVFAALVAWLRRGAPTAPDRAGLVAGIAAGAFGTFAFALHCPDNDIVHIGLWHSAPVFAMAGLGRAVVPSLIRW, from the coding sequence ATGGAGCGCAATTCCGATGCCCTGATCGCGCAGCTGGTCGAAGGGCTGGAGCCGGTGCAGCCCCTGCGCTTCGGCACCGGCATGGCGCTGGCGCTGGCGGCCGCCACCGTTTCGGCCGTCATGGTGATCGCTATGTTCGGCCTGCGCGCTGACCTTGCTGCGGGCCAGTTCGATCCGATGCATATTGTCTCGACCGGACTGTTCCTCGGCCTTGGCCTTGCCGCGAGCGTGACGGTGATCGTGATGAGCCGTCCGCTGGTGGGCAGCGATCACTCAGGCTGGCGCTGGGCGGCGGGGATGGCGGCGCTGCTGCCGCTCGCGGCGCTGATCGTGGGCCTCAGCCGGGGCGAGGGCGCGGAGCTGATAACGCCCGCCGATCACGGGATGCAGTGCTTTATCGTCGGTGGGGCAGCCTCGCTGCTCGTCTTTGCCGCGCTGGTGGCATGGCTGCGCCGCGGCGCGCCGACGGCACCGGATCGCGCAGGCCTCGTGGCCGGGATCGCAGCCGGAGCTTTCGGCACCTTCGCCTTTGCCCTGCATTGCCCGGACAATGACATCGTCCATATTGGACTGTGGCACAGCGCCCCGGTGTTCGCGATGGCGGGGCTGGGCCGCGCGGTGGTGCCGTCCCTGATCCGCTGGTAG
- a CDS encoding DEAD/DEAH box helicase: MSFPALPAGLAAALTTRGYETLTPVQAAVLEPEAAGRDLVVSAQTGSGKTVAFGLAFADQVLGEDGHVRRAQAPLALVIAPTRELALQVARELDWLYKSAGARIATCVGGMNPQVERRALQAGATIVVGTPGRLRDHLERGALDLSALSAVVLDEADEMLDMGFREELEEILDATPEDRRVLMFSATMPRPIEALARRYQRDALRIETRSEERGHGDIAYQAITVSPSEIENAVVNLLRFHEAETAILFCATRDNVRHLHATLQERGFGVVALSGEHSQQERNQALQALRDRRARVCVATDVAARGIDLPSLSLVIHVEIPRDAETLQHRSGRTGRAGKKGIAALIVPFPRRKRVEAMLRHARINAEWIAAPSREDIVAADRVRLLDKLMQPVEVTDADRELADTLLESRSPQEIAAMLVQAHRASMPEPEELLAQSHEAQREANKARHREGFEDTVWFRMDIGRRQNADPRWVMPLICRRGHITRNEIGAIRIAHAETYFQIPRAIAGKFAEAVAATAGSEENGGYIAIEHSAEPPRMAARENARRGKANAGPAPQRHFKGKSDAAPAANAGAGYAKPRHFTKGPGKPQGKPFGKPQGKPNGKPKGRG, from the coding sequence ATGTCTTTTCCCGCCCTTCCCGCCGGCCTTGCCGCGGCCCTGACCACTCGCGGCTATGAAACGCTCACCCCGGTGCAGGCCGCCGTGCTGGAGCCGGAGGCGGCGGGGCGCGATCTGGTGGTCTCGGCGCAGACCGGGTCGGGCAAGACGGTCGCCTTCGGCCTTGCCTTTGCCGATCAGGTGCTGGGCGAGGACGGCCATGTCCGCCGCGCCCAGGCGCCGCTCGCTCTGGTAATCGCGCCCACGCGCGAGCTGGCCTTGCAGGTCGCGCGCGAGCTTGACTGGCTCTACAAATCGGCAGGCGCGCGCATTGCCACCTGTGTCGGGGGCATGAACCCGCAGGTCGAACGCCGCGCCTTGCAGGCCGGCGCAACCATCGTGGTCGGCACCCCGGGCCGGTTGCGCGATCATCTGGAGCGCGGCGCGCTTGACCTGTCGGCGCTGTCGGCCGTGGTGCTGGATGAAGCCGACGAAATGCTCGACATGGGTTTCCGCGAGGAGCTCGAAGAAATCCTCGACGCCACGCCCGAGGATCGCCGCGTGCTGATGTTCTCGGCCACCATGCCGCGCCCGATCGAAGCCCTCGCCCGCCGTTACCAGCGCGATGCGCTGCGGATCGAGACCCGCTCCGAAGAACGCGGGCATGGCGATATTGCCTATCAGGCGATCACCGTCTCCCCGTCGGAAATCGAGAACGCCGTGGTCAACCTGCTGCGCTTCCACGAGGCGGAGACCGCGATCCTGTTCTGCGCCACGCGCGACAATGTGCGACACCTGCACGCAACCTTGCAGGAGCGCGGTTTCGGCGTCGTCGCGCTGTCGGGCGAGCATTCGCAGCAGGAGCGCAATCAGGCCTTGCAAGCCCTGCGTGATCGCCGCGCCCGCGTCTGCGTCGCCACCGACGTCGCCGCGCGCGGGATCGACCTGCCTTCATTGAGCCTCGTCATCCACGTCGAAATCCCGCGTGATGCCGAAACGCTCCAGCACCGCTCGGGCCGAACGGGCCGCGCGGGCAAGAAGGGCATCGCCGCCCTGATCGTCCCCTTCCCACGCCGCAAGCGGGTGGAAGCCATGCTGCGCCATGCGCGGATCAATGCCGAATGGATCGCCGCGCCCAGCCGCGAGGATATTGTCGCGGCAGACCGCGTGCGCCTGCTCGACAAGCTGATGCAGCCGGTCGAGGTCACCGATGCCGACCGTGAGCTGGCCGACACCCTGCTCGAAAGCCGCAGCCCGCAGGAGATCGCGGCGATGCTGGTGCAGGCCCACCGCGCCTCCATGCCCGAGCCGGAAGAACTGCTCGCCCAAAGCCACGAGGCCCAGCGTGAGGCAAACAAGGCGCGCCACCGCGAGGGGTTCGAGGATACGGTGTGGTTCCGCATGGATATCGGCCGCCGCCAGAACGCCGATCCGCGCTGGGTGATGCCGCTGATCTGCCGCCGCGGGCACATCACCCGCAACGAGATCGGCGCGATCCGCATCGCCCATGCCGAGACCTATTTCCAGATTCCCCGCGCGATTGCCGGCAAGTTCGCCGAAGCGGTTGCCGCCACCGCAGGGAGCGAGGAGAACGGCGGCTATATCGCCATCGAACATTCGGCCGAACCGCCGCGCATGGCTGCGCGCGAGAATGCCCGGCGCGGCAAGGCCAATGCCGGCCCCGCGCCGCAACGGCACTTCAAGGGGAAGAGCGATGCCGCCCCCGCAGCCAACGCTGGTGCGGGGTATGCCAAGCCGCGGCACTTCACCAAGGGGCCGGGAAAGCCGCAGGGCAAACCGTTTGGGAAGCCGCAGGGCAAGCCGAATGGCAAGCCCAAGGGACGCGGCTGA
- a CDS encoding LacI family DNA-binding transcriptional regulator, which translates to MTEDRQPRPVVRNISDLARLAGVSTGTVSRALAGKSLVNAKTRERIEALAREHGFRPNQMASGLRRQKTGVIGVVIPLGHDSRQQVSDGFFMTLLGHLADELTREGYDLMLRRVVPETDADWLDRFIGSGMIDGVIVIGQSDQYDRIEDVAEGYLPMVVWGNHTEGQRHCVVGTDNRLGGRLAAERLAAAGARRLVFLGDTGAIEFAARFAGAQDVAARLGLPPIIALPTHLSPDRASAEIAGHIAQHAGQIDGIFAATDTLAALCLTELRRQGIAAPGTIKLVGFDDLPIARQTVPPLTTVRQDIAAGARGLVELLLRRLAGETTESLVLPPELVIRETA; encoded by the coding sequence ATGACCGAGGACAGGCAGCCGCGCCCCGTGGTGCGCAACATTTCCGATCTGGCGCGGCTGGCCGGGGTGTCGACCGGCACTGTCAGCCGCGCGCTGGCGGGCAAGAGCCTCGTCAACGCCAAGACCCGCGAACGGATCGAGGCGCTCGCGCGCGAACACGGCTTCCGCCCCAACCAGATGGCGAGCGGCCTCAGGCGACAGAAAACCGGGGTGATCGGCGTGGTCATCCCGCTGGGCCATGACAGCCGCCAGCAGGTGTCCGACGGCTTCTTCATGACCCTGCTCGGCCATCTCGCCGATGAACTCACGCGCGAGGGCTATGACCTGATGCTGCGCCGCGTGGTGCCCGAAACTGACGCGGACTGGCTCGACCGGTTCATCGGTTCGGGCATGATCGACGGCGTCATCGTGATCGGCCAGTCCGACCAGTACGACCGGATCGAAGACGTCGCTGAGGGCTATCTGCCGATGGTGGTGTGGGGCAACCACACCGAAGGGCAGCGGCACTGCGTGGTTGGCACGGACAATCGGCTGGGCGGACGGCTGGCGGCCGAACGGCTGGCGGCAGCGGGCGCGCGGCGGCTGGTGTTCCTGGGCGACACCGGCGCGATCGAATTCGCCGCGCGTTTCGCCGGGGCGCAGGATGTTGCCGCAAGGCTGGGTCTGCCGCCGATCATCGCGCTGCCGACGCACCTTTCTCCCGACCGCGCGAGTGCGGAAATCGCCGGCCATATCGCCCAGCACGCCGGGCAGATCGACGGGATCTTCGCTGCCACCGATACCCTTGCAGCGCTGTGCCTCACTGAGCTGCGCCGTCAGGGCATCGCTGCGCCCGGCACGATCAAGCTGGTCGGGTTCGACGACCTCCCGATTGCCCGGCAGACCGTGCCGCCGCTCACCACCGTGCGGCAGGACATTGCCGCCGGCGCGCGCGGGCTGGTCGAATTGCTGCTGCGACGGCTTGCTGGCGAGACGACCGAGAGCCTCGTCCTCCCGCCCGAACTCGTGATCCGCGAAACCGCCTGA
- a CDS encoding alpha/beta hydrolase — MFRWVAALLVLVGLAMPLSAEDHGRTIEYERIAAAGLPDQRLTIWLPPGYDAATERYPVLYMHDGHNLFDPAKSNFNKVWAADKAMLAAMASGAVEPHIIIGIWAPGPDRYRQYLPRSAYDTAPVAVRAQMDAAAGGAVVSDRYLAWITGPLKSWVDASFRTRTGRDDTAIVGSSMGGLMSCYAFLEAPEVFGKAGCVSSHWPAVDPRAVEGEDSGVRQLWDAWFAARLGAPDGRRVWLDHGTATLDQYYAPYQKVVDARFAAAGWQKGRDWESRVYEGAEHEENAWAARLPEIFGWLLRK; from the coding sequence ATGTTTCGATGGGTTGCCGCGCTGCTGGTGCTGGTGGGACTTGCCATGCCGCTAAGCGCCGAGGATCATGGCCGGACGATCGAATATGAGCGGATCGCGGCTGCCGGCCTGCCCGATCAGCGCCTGACGATCTGGCTGCCACCGGGCTATGATGCGGCAACCGAGCGCTATCCGGTGCTCTATATGCACGACGGGCACAATCTGTTCGATCCGGCCAAATCCAACTTCAACAAGGTCTGGGCGGCCGACAAGGCGATGCTCGCAGCCATGGCGAGCGGTGCGGTGGAGCCGCATATCATCATCGGCATCTGGGCGCCCGGGCCGGACCGCTATCGCCAGTATCTCCCCCGCAGCGCCTATGACACGGCCCCTGTGGCAGTGCGCGCGCAGATGGATGCGGCGGCGGGCGGCGCGGTGGTGTCCGACCGCTACCTGGCGTGGATCACTGGGCCGCTCAAATCATGGGTCGACGCCAGCTTCCGCACCCGCACCGGGCGCGATGATACCGCGATTGTGGGGTCGAGCATGGGCGGGCTGATGAGCTGCTATGCCTTCCTCGAAGCCCCTGAGGTGTTCGGCAAGGCCGGCTGCGTGTCGTCGCACTGGCCCGCAGTCGATCCGCGCGCGGTGGAGGGCGAGGACAGCGGCGTCAGACAGCTGTGGGACGCATGGTTCGCCGCAAGGCTTGGCGCGCCAGATGGGCGGCGGGTATGGCTCGATCACGGCACCGCAACGCTCGACCAATATTACGCGCCTTACCAGAAGGTCGTCGACGCGCGCTTTGCGGCGGCCGGCTGGCAGAAGGGCCGCGACTGGGAGAGCCGCGTCTACGAAGGCGCCGAGCACGAGGAAAACGCCTGGGCCGCAAGGCTGCCGGAGATTTTCGGCTGGCTGCTGAGAAAGTAA
- the eda gene encoding bifunctional 4-hydroxy-2-oxoglutarate aldolase/2-dehydro-3-deoxy-phosphogluconate aldolase — MNIDAIMRVAPVIPVIVIEDEAHAVPLAEALVAGGLRVLEVTLRTPAALGAIRAMKQVEGAIVGAGTVTNPRELDAALEAGSEFIVSPGLTDNLGRAAIAAGVPFLPGIANAGDIMRGLDLGLERFKFFPAMAAGGLPALKALAAPFGQCRFCPTGGISLENAPEWLAFDPVLCVGGSWVSPKGAPDKAVVERLAREAFALR, encoded by the coding sequence ATGAACATCGACGCCATCATGCGCGTAGCCCCGGTGATCCCGGTAATCGTGATCGAGGACGAGGCTCACGCCGTGCCGCTCGCCGAAGCGCTGGTCGCAGGCGGCCTGCGCGTGCTCGAGGTCACCCTGCGCACCCCCGCCGCGCTCGGTGCGATCCGGGCGATGAAGCAGGTTGAAGGCGCGATTGTCGGTGCGGGCACCGTCACCAACCCTCGCGAGCTCGACGCAGCGCTCGAAGCCGGGAGCGAGTTCATCGTCTCGCCCGGCCTGACCGACAATCTTGGGCGTGCGGCGATCGCGGCAGGCGTGCCGTTCCTGCCCGGGATCGCCAATGCGGGCGACATCATGCGCGGGCTGGATCTGGGGCTTGAGCGGTTCAAGTTCTTCCCGGCGATGGCTGCGGGCGGCCTGCCTGCGCTGAAGGCGCTTGCCGCGCCTTTCGGCCAGTGCCGCTTCTGCCCCACGGGCGGGATCAGTCTGGAGAACGCGCCCGAGTGGCTCGCCTTCGACCCCGTGCTGTGCGTCGGCGGAAGCTGGGTCTCCCCCAAGGGCGCGCCCGACAAGGCGGTGGTGGAACGGCTGGCGCGCGAGGCCTTCGCGCTGCGCTGA
- the edd gene encoding phosphogluconate dehydratase — MSKPLHDTLHKVTQRVIERSRPTRSAYLDLIKREGVNMGERNAVSCSNLAHAYAGALEDQAALMAGRGANIGIVTSYNDMLSAHQPYGRYPDRLKIYAREIGATAQVAGGTPAMCDGVTQGEVGMELSLFSRDVIALSAAVALSHAMYDGALMLGICDKIVPGLLMGALRFGHLPMIFVPSGPMPTGIPNKEKQRVRQLYAEGKATRAELLASEMASYHSPGTCTFFGTANSNQMMMEMMGLHIPGSAFIQPGTQLRQALDREAVHRVAQIGRKGEDYRPLGLVVDEKAVINAAVGLLATGGSTNHAIHLPAMARAAGVIFDWDDLSELSGAVPLIAQVYPNGSGDVNNFHNAGGMGFVIGELLSEGLAHPDILTVGRGDFSDYAREPGLDGDNLVWREVGPSMDDTMLRPVANPFKPDGGMRLLTGNLGRACFKTSAVDRERWTIEAPCRVFEDQAAVSAAFKAGELDRDVVVVVRFQGPRANGMPELHKLTPPLGVLQDRGFKVALVTDGRMSGASGKVPAAIHCTPEALGGGPLARLRDGDIVKVCAVTCELNTTADLSARDPAPDPREEWGTGRELFGMMRRFADGAEQGASAMLATGGM; from the coding sequence ATGAGTAAGCCCCTTCACGACACCCTGCACAAGGTGACGCAGCGGGTGATCGAACGCTCGCGGCCGACCCGCAGCGCCTATCTCGACCTCATCAAGCGTGAGGGCGTCAACATGGGCGAGCGCAATGCCGTGTCCTGCTCGAACCTCGCCCATGCCTATGCCGGCGCGCTGGAGGATCAGGCCGCGCTGATGGCGGGCCGGGGCGCGAATATCGGCATTGTCACCAGCTACAATGATATGCTCTCGGCGCATCAGCCCTATGGCCGCTACCCCGATCGCCTCAAGATCTATGCGCGCGAGATCGGCGCGACCGCGCAGGTTGCAGGCGGCACCCCGGCGATGTGCGACGGGGTGACGCAGGGCGAGGTCGGCATGGAACTCTCGCTGTTCAGCCGCGACGTGATCGCGCTGTCGGCGGCGGTTGCCCTCAGCCACGCGATGTATGACGGCGCGCTGATGCTCGGCATCTGCGACAAGATCGTGCCGGGCCTGTTGATGGGGGCGCTGCGCTTCGGCCACCTGCCGATGATCTTCGTGCCCAGCGGGCCGATGCCGACCGGCATCCCCAACAAGGAAAAGCAGCGCGTCCGCCAACTCTACGCCGAAGGCAAGGCGACCCGCGCCGAGCTGCTGGCGAGCGAGATGGCAAGCTACCACTCGCCCGGCACCTGCACCTTCTTCGGCACGGCCAATTCCAACCAGATGATGATGGAGATGATGGGGCTGCACATTCCGGGCAGCGCTTTCATCCAGCCCGGCACGCAATTGCGTCAGGCGCTTGATCGCGAGGCGGTGCACCGGGTCGCGCAGATCGGGCGCAAGGGCGAGGATTATCGCCCGCTTGGCCTCGTCGTCGACGAAAAGGCGGTGATCAACGCCGCGGTCGGCCTGCTCGCGACCGGCGGCTCGACCAACCATGCGATCCACCTGCCCGCGATGGCGCGCGCGGCGGGCGTGATCTTCGACTGGGACGATCTTTCGGAGCTGTCGGGCGCCGTCCCACTGATCGCGCAGGTCTATCCCAATGGCTCGGGCGATGTGAACAACTTCCACAATGCGGGCGGGATGGGTTTCGTGATCGGCGAACTGCTGAGCGAAGGCCTAGCCCATCCCGACATCCTGACCGTCGGGCGCGGAGATTTCTCCGACTATGCCCGCGAACCTGGCCTCGATGGCGACAATCTTGTGTGGCGCGAGGTCGGGCCGAGCATGGACGACACCATGCTCCGCCCGGTCGCCAATCCGTTCAAGCCCGATGGCGGGATGCGCCTGCTCACCGGCAATCTCGGGCGCGCCTGCTTCAAGACCTCGGCGGTTGACCGCGAGCGCTGGACGATCGAGGCGCCGTGCCGCGTGTTCGAGGATCAGGCCGCTGTCAGCGCCGCCTTCAAGGCGGGCGAGCTTGACCGCGATGTCGTCGTGGTCGTGCGCTTCCAGGGCCCGCGCGCCAACGGGATGCCCGAACTCCACAAGCTCACCCCGCCGCTCGGCGTGTTGCAGGATCGCGGCTTCAAGGTCGCGCTGGTCACCGATGGGCGGATGTCGGGCGCGAGCGGCAAGGTGCCCGCCGCGATCCACTGCACGCCCGAAGCCTTGGGCGGCGGCCCGCTCGCCCGGCTGCGCGATGGCGACATCGTCAAGGTCTGCGCGGTGACCTGCGAACTCAACACCACCGCCGATCTTTCAGCCCGCGATCCCGCCCCCGATCCGCGCGAGGAATGGGGCACCGGCCGCGAGCTGTTCGGCATGATGCGCCGCTTCGCCGACGGGGCCGAACAGGGCGCCAGCGCGATGCTCGCCACCGGAGGAATGTGA
- the zwf gene encoding glucose-6-phosphate dehydrogenase yields the protein MSFTADRLLLFGATGDLAQRMLLPSLFALDADGLLAPDLKIIGTARSAMSDSEYRNFARAALEKYLPAERRGSMAGFLNRLAYQTLDATTLEGYADLAKKVGTPERGLAIFLSTAPSLFEPTIKGLQSAGLTGETVRMCLEKPLGTNLATSREINDAVSAAFPESRIFRIDHYLGKETVQNLLALRFANIMFEPLWNAAHIDHVQITVAETVGLEGRVAFYDDAGAIRDMVQNHMLQLLALVAMEPPAHFDATAVRDEKVKVLRALRGVEAGETVTGQYRAGAILGAAVPGYDEELGKESDTETFVAIKAHVDNWRWKGVPFYLRTGKRLPKRVTEIVIQFRCVPHSIFAGKGATMQPNRLVIGIQPEENITLSLMAKVPGLDREGIRLRSVPLNIAMPDAFTGAVRRIAYERLLLDLVEGDQTLFVRRDEVEAQWEWVDAIRAGWETEGLTPKTYTAGSWGPTAAIALAERDGVTWHE from the coding sequence ATGAGCTTCACCGCTGACCGCCTGCTGCTGTTCGGAGCCACCGGCGACCTTGCCCAGCGGATGCTGCTGCCGAGCCTGTTCGCGCTTGATGCCGACGGGCTGCTTGCGCCCGATCTCAAGATCATCGGCACCGCCCGCAGCGCCATGTCGGACAGCGAATACCGCAATTTCGCCCGCGCCGCGCTGGAGAAATATCTCCCCGCCGAGCGCCGGGGCAGCATGGCGGGGTTCCTCAACCGCCTCGCCTACCAGACCCTCGATGCGACCACGCTGGAAGGCTATGCCGATCTCGCCAAGAAGGTCGGCACGCCCGAACGCGGCCTTGCGATTTTCCTCTCGACTGCGCCGAGCCTGTTCGAGCCGACCATCAAGGGGCTGCAATCGGCCGGGCTGACGGGCGAGACGGTGCGGATGTGCCTCGAAAAGCCGCTCGGCACCAACCTTGCCACCAGCCGCGAGATCAATGACGCGGTCTCCGCCGCCTTCCCGGAAAGCCGCATCTTCCGGATCGACCACTATCTCGGCAAGGAGACGGTGCAGAACCTGCTCGCGCTCCGCTTTGCCAACATCATGTTCGAGCCGCTGTGGAACGCCGCGCATATCGACCATGTGCAGATCACCGTCGCCGAAACCGTCGGGCTTGAGGGCCGCGTCGCCTTCTATGACGATGCCGGGGCGATCCGCGACATGGTGCAGAACCATATGCTCCAGCTGCTCGCCCTGGTGGCGATGGAGCCGCCTGCGCATTTCGATGCGACCGCGGTGCGCGACGAGAAGGTCAAGGTGCTGCGCGCGCTGAGGGGCGTGGAGGCGGGTGAGACCGTCACCGGCCAATACCGTGCAGGCGCGATTCTTGGCGCGGCGGTGCCGGGTTATGACGAGGAGCTCGGCAAGGAATCGGACACCGAGACCTTCGTTGCGATCAAGGCCCATGTCGATAACTGGCGCTGGAAGGGCGTGCCCTTCTACCTGCGCACCGGCAAGCGTCTGCCCAAGCGCGTGACCGAAATCGTGATCCAGTTCCGCTGCGTGCCGCACTCGATCTTCGCCGGAAAGGGCGCGACGATGCAGCCCAACCGGCTGGTGATCGGCATCCAGCCCGAAGAGAACATCACGCTTTCGCTGATGGCCAAGGTGCCGGGATTGGACCGCGAAGGCATCCGCCTGCGCTCCGTGCCGCTCAATATCGCCATGCCCGATGCCTTCACCGGCGCGGTGCGGCGGATCGCCTATGAACGCCTGCTGCTCGATCTGGTCGAGGGCGATCAGACGCTGTTCGTGCGCCGTGACGAGGTCGAGGCGCAGTGGGAATGGGTCGATGCCATCCGCGCAGGCTGGGAGACGGAAGGCCTGACCCCCAAGACCTATACCGCAGGCAGCTGGGGCCCGACGGCGGCCATCGCGCTGGCGGAACGCGACGGAGTAACGTGGCATGAGTAA